A window of the Thalassospira indica genome harbors these coding sequences:
- a CDS encoding TRAP transporter permease: MTNKSQVEDEHLIADGVDEEPVEHNRRLFEGSGLTFITISAAIYAAFHMLALNGVSLSGMTGGIVNLRFLPDFPLETWNFRIVHVAGALALGFLWYSANSFNDSPGTGTPLLGYLSYVLLVPAFMATGMAFSFALDIQNGVMWNGIDATIKFNETWLFGTPLLVATVGGIVLSWFHKTSREKYSAPDFVLCVCAFAVAVYLITIYGTLMRNSTGTPFAPIGISIAAVAGTLLIMELTRRVAGLALVVIATIFLIYVFVGEFLPGFLQSPSVTWQRFFSQVYTDAGILGPTTAVSSTYIILFIIFAAFLQASKVGDYFVNFAFSVAGRARGGPAKVAIFASGLMGMINGTSAGNVVATGSLTIPLMKKVGYHKKTAGAIEAAASTGGQIMPPIMGAGAFIMAEITGIPYTEIAIAAVIPAILYFVSIYFMVDFEAAKLGMRGMREDELPRFDVMIKKVFLFLPIIILIIALFLGYSVIRAGTLATVAAVVVSWLTPNRVGARSVAKAFELAGGMSIQIIAVCACAGIIVGVIALTGVGARFSNLLLGLAEASQLLALVFAMLIAILLGMGMPTTAAYAVAASVVAPGLIELGIEPLTAHFFVFYFAVVSAITPPVALASYAAAGISGANPMETSVASFKIGIAAFIVPFMFFYNSAILMDGTYLQIGQALITAVVGVFLLSSGVQGWFLGRSAVWFLRILLVIAALFMISGGLITDLIGVGMAIGTLFIQRILKPKPGTTFRTGGAD; the protein is encoded by the coding sequence ATGACAAACAAAAGCCAGGTGGAAGACGAACACCTTATTGCCGATGGTGTTGACGAAGAGCCGGTTGAACATAATCGACGTCTTTTCGAGGGCAGTGGCCTGACCTTTATCACGATTTCCGCTGCAATCTATGCAGCCTTCCACATGCTTGCACTGAATGGTGTCTCGCTCTCGGGTATGACCGGCGGGATTGTTAATCTGCGATTTCTTCCTGATTTTCCGCTTGAAACATGGAACTTCCGTATCGTTCACGTTGCGGGCGCGCTGGCGCTTGGTTTTCTGTGGTACTCGGCCAACAGTTTCAATGACAGCCCAGGCACAGGTACACCGCTTTTGGGGTATCTGTCATATGTTCTTCTCGTGCCGGCATTCATGGCCACCGGTATGGCGTTTAGCTTCGCGCTCGACATCCAGAATGGCGTGATGTGGAACGGCATTGATGCAACAATCAAGTTCAATGAAACCTGGCTTTTCGGAACACCGCTTCTGGTGGCGACGGTCGGCGGTATTGTTTTGTCCTGGTTCCACAAAACATCGCGCGAAAAATATTCTGCACCCGACTTTGTGCTGTGCGTCTGTGCCTTCGCGGTCGCTGTTTATCTGATCACGATTTATGGCACATTGATGCGCAACTCGACGGGTACACCCTTTGCGCCAATCGGGATCTCGATCGCTGCTGTTGCTGGCACATTGCTGATCATGGAGCTGACCCGAAGGGTTGCCGGTCTGGCACTGGTGGTCATTGCGACCATCTTCCTGATCTACGTTTTCGTTGGTGAATTCCTGCCAGGTTTCCTGCAGTCGCCGTCTGTTACTTGGCAGCGTTTCTTTAGTCAGGTTTACACCGACGCAGGGATTCTCGGCCCGACGACGGCAGTTTCGTCGACCTATATCATTCTCTTCATCATTTTTGCAGCCTTCCTGCAGGCGTCCAAAGTTGGCGACTATTTCGTGAACTTTGCCTTCTCGGTCGCGGGGCGTGCCCGTGGCGGTCCGGCAAAGGTTGCGATCTTTGCTTCCGGTCTGATGGGCATGATTAACGGTACGTCTGCCGGAAACGTGGTGGCGACTGGTTCGCTCACCATTCCGCTGATGAAAAAGGTCGGCTATCACAAGAAGACCGCTGGTGCGATTGAGGCTGCGGCCTCAACCGGCGGTCAGATCATGCCGCCAATTATGGGGGCAGGTGCCTTCATCATGGCTGAGATCACCGGCATTCCATATACCGAGATCGCGATTGCAGCCGTCATTCCGGCCATCCTTTACTTCGTATCGATCTATTTCATGGTCGATTTTGAGGCCGCGAAACTTGGCATGCGCGGCATGCGCGAAGATGAATTGCCGCGCTTTGACGTTATGATCAAAAAGGTATTCCTGTTCCTTCCGATCATCATTCTGATCATTGCATTGTTCCTCGGCTATTCCGTGATCAGGGCAGGGACCCTTGCCACCGTTGCGGCTGTCGTTGTCAGTTGGTTAACGCCAAATCGCGTCGGGGCCCGGTCGGTTGCCAAGGCTTTTGAACTGGCAGGCGGCATGTCGATCCAGATCATCGCAGTTTGTGCCTGTGCGGGTATCATTGTCGGTGTGATTGCGCTCACCGGGGTTGGTGCACGCTTCTCCAACCTCCTGCTTGGTTTGGCCGAAGCCTCCCAGCTTTTGGCACTTGTCTTTGCTATGCTGATCGCCATTTTGCTCGGCATGGGAATGCCAACGACAGCGGCCTATGCGGTTGCGGCATCTGTTGTAGCACCTGGCCTGATTGAGCTTGGAATTGAACCACTTACGGCACACTTCTTCGTGTTCTACTTTGCTGTGGTTTCGGCGATCACACCGCCGGTGGCATTGGCATCGTACGCTGCGGCCGGGATATCCGGGGCCAACCCGATGGAAACATCGGTTGCGTCATTCAAGATCGGTATTGCCGCCTTCATCGTGCCGTTCATGTTCTTCTACAACTCTGCCATCCTTATGGACGGAACCTATCTTCAGATTGGTCAGGCTCTGATTACGGCCGTTGTGGGCGTATTCCTTCTGTCGTCTGGCGTTCAAGGCTGGTTCCTTGGCCGTTCGGCGGTTTGGTTCCTGCGCATTCTGCTTGTTATCGCAGCTTTGTTCATGATCTCCGGCGGTCTGATCACGGATCTGATCGGGGTGGGGATGGCAATCGGCACGCTCTTCATCCAGCGTATTTTAAAGCCGAAACCAGGAACGACATTCCGGACAGGCGGGGCTGACTAA
- a CDS encoding zinc ribbon domain-containing protein YjdM, with protein sequence MSELPPCPKCESPYTYEDGDLLICPECAHEWSLATGQADANVVRDSNGTPLADGDTVSVIKDLKVKGSSSVVKVGTKVKGIRLVDGDHDIDCKIPGIGQMGLKSEFVKKVVE encoded by the coding sequence ATGAGCGAACTGCCACCCTGCCCCAAATGTGAATCCCCTTACACCTACGAAGACGGTGACTTGTTGATCTGCCCTGAATGCGCCCATGAATGGTCGCTTGCAACGGGTCAGGCGGATGCAAATGTTGTTCGCGATTCCAATGGCACCCCACTTGCCGATGGCGATACGGTTTCAGTAATCAAGGACCTCAAGGTCAAAGGTTCGTCATCTGTCGTCAAAGTCGGCACCAAGGTTAAGGGTATTCGCCTCGTCGATGGTGACCATGACATCGACTGCAAGATCCCGGGCATCGGTCAGATGGGGCTGAAATCGGAGTTCGTAAAGAAGGTTGTTGAATAG
- a CDS encoding YdcF family protein — MFYFLSKTVSILSDAVFMHGFLLTALLGFMLLKRTRKFAVVGLIIVSGASLLITVIPVGDVLSHPLETRFEKPKLSQIEFAGTVTLAGSLDPDSYLERGEMNVWGSADRIFAMLRVASLYPDKPVLFTGGDGNLTERGFSEAVVLENWLDESGLKTSNMYFEEKSRNTHENATKSLEVVYREWPELAKKPWVLITSAQHMPRAVGVFRQAGWNVIPYPVDRSTSNDIHLASLNVSDGIKSLGRALREWVGLTAYYWTGRTDAWFPGPQDPGAEN; from the coding sequence GTGTTCTACTTCCTGTCCAAAACGGTAAGCATCCTGAGCGACGCTGTATTCATGCACGGTTTCCTCCTCACAGCTCTGTTGGGGTTCATGCTCCTCAAGAGAACACGTAAATTTGCAGTAGTTGGCTTGATTATTGTGAGCGGAGCCTCGTTGCTAATCACGGTTATTCCGGTTGGAGACGTGCTCTCGCATCCTCTTGAAACCCGTTTTGAGAAACCAAAACTCTCACAGATCGAGTTTGCTGGAACCGTCACATTGGCTGGGAGCCTTGACCCAGACAGTTACCTAGAGCGCGGCGAAATGAACGTATGGGGTTCCGCAGACCGGATATTCGCGATGCTGCGAGTTGCCAGCTTGTATCCTGATAAACCTGTCCTGTTCACTGGCGGGGATGGCAACCTGACAGAGCGTGGATTTAGCGAAGCAGTCGTCCTTGAAAACTGGTTGGACGAATCGGGCCTGAAGACGTCGAATATGTATTTTGAAGAAAAATCGCGGAACACGCACGAGAACGCCACGAAATCTCTGGAGGTGGTTTATCGCGAGTGGCCTGAACTTGCCAAAAAGCCTTGGGTACTAATCACTTCGGCGCAACATATGCCGAGGGCGGTAGGTGTATTCCGTCAGGCCGGCTGGAATGTGATCCCGTATCCGGTCGACAGATCCACCTCAAATGACATCCATTTAGCAAGTCTTAACGTCTCTGACGGTATCAAATCGTTGGGCCGTGCTTTGCGGGAATGGGTTGGTTTGACCGCCTATTACTGGACCGGCCGCACAGACGCATGGTTCCCAGGGCCGCAAGATCCCGGGGCGGAAAACTGA
- a CDS encoding lytic murein transglycosylase produces MKFWKLLTAASVVAVMAANAPAFAQTDEKLPEFTTEGFDEWLVEFKKEAASKGISDATLDVAFANTKPIPKVIEYDRSQPEFKLTFEQYLDRVVPQSRINEGRKKYAENREIIDAAAKKYGVPGHYLTAFWGIETGFGRFTGGYSVVDSLATLAFEGRRAEYFRKELMNALTIIDAGHIAPEKMSGSWAGAMGQAQFMPSTFLNYARDGNGDGKIDLWGAKEDVFASAANYLSSVGWHADERWGRKISLPENFNTEFEGRDIRKPISEWQELGVRMPNGADLPAADMEASIVIVNDGEGPAYMVYNNFHTIMHWNRSTYFAIAVGTLADAIAGR; encoded by the coding sequence ATGAAATTCTGGAAACTACTGACTGCCGCCTCCGTCGTTGCTGTGATGGCGGCAAATGCACCGGCCTTTGCACAGACCGATGAGAAACTTCCAGAATTCACCACCGAGGGATTTGACGAATGGCTCGTTGAATTCAAAAAGGAAGCCGCAAGCAAAGGCATTTCCGATGCCACACTCGACGTTGCCTTTGCCAATACCAAACCGATCCCCAAAGTGATCGAATATGATCGCAGCCAGCCGGAATTCAAACTGACCTTTGAACAATATCTTGATCGGGTTGTGCCGCAATCCCGCATCAATGAAGGTCGTAAGAAGTACGCCGAAAACCGCGAAATCATTGACGCTGCGGCCAAGAAATACGGTGTTCCGGGTCATTACCTGACAGCCTTCTGGGGCATTGAAACAGGATTTGGTCGTTTCACCGGCGGTTATTCGGTTGTTGATTCACTTGCGACCCTCGCATTTGAAGGGCGCCGTGCCGAATATTTCCGCAAAGAATTGATGAACGCGTTGACCATCATTGATGCCGGTCATATCGCGCCGGAAAAGATGTCGGGCTCTTGGGCCGGCGCCATGGGGCAGGCGCAGTTTATGCCATCTACCTTCCTGAATTATGCACGCGACGGAAACGGTGATGGCAAGATTGATCTTTGGGGGGCCAAGGAAGACGTCTTTGCCTCTGCGGCAAACTATCTTTCCTCCGTCGGATGGCATGCAGACGAGCGCTGGGGCCGCAAGATTTCGCTGCCGGAAAACTTCAATACCGAATTTGAAGGTCGCGATATCCGCAAACCAATTTCTGAGTGGCAGGAACTTGGCGTTCGCATGCCAAACGGTGCAGATTTGCCTGCGGCAGACATGGAAGCATCAATTGTCATCGTAAATGACGGTGAAGGTCCCGCATATATGGTTTATAACAATTTCCATACCATCATGCATTGGAACCGTTCGACTTACTTTGCGATTGCGGTTGGCACATTGGCCGATGCGATTGCCGGTCGTTAA
- a CDS encoding septal ring lytic transglycosylase RlpA family protein: protein MPKPRKSAFAHLRAKCRITLAVAAFGILLAGCAETQLAVHGVKRLGGQSQQPAQIGNYKIGNPYEIAGQWYYPAVDYEYTETGIASWYGPKFHGKKTANGEIFDQYEVSAAHRTLPLPSIVRVTNLENGKSIKVRVNDRGPFAHGRIIDMSRRAAQLLGFERKGTAKVLVEVVEAESRQIAAIAQGKAAPQVTSAEQSTVTAAPRDVVETVRLDDGPITDAGEPTTSSIKLTPPSSSASVQSAPLDGVVEEAAVVEVAPVASSSIYVQAGAFSIYDNALNLRNRLYDLAPSKIESIDVKGTTFYRVRLGPLETVPEADILLERVIATGQNGAKVVVECADGGSATSVC, encoded by the coding sequence ATGCCTAAACCACGAAAAAGTGCCTTCGCACACCTGCGAGCCAAATGCCGCATTACCCTAGCGGTTGCAGCATTTGGCATATTGCTGGCGGGCTGTGCTGAAACGCAACTGGCTGTCCATGGCGTCAAACGGCTTGGCGGTCAGTCACAACAACCTGCCCAAATCGGAAACTACAAGATCGGTAATCCATATGAGATTGCTGGCCAGTGGTATTATCCGGCCGTAGATTACGAATACACCGAAACCGGTATTGCATCCTGGTATGGCCCCAAATTCCATGGCAAGAAGACCGCTAACGGCGAGATTTTTGATCAATATGAGGTTTCGGCCGCACATCGGACTTTGCCTCTGCCGAGCATCGTTCGGGTGACAAACCTTGAAAACGGCAAGTCGATCAAGGTTCGGGTCAATGACCGTGGACCATTCGCGCATGGGCGGATCATCGATATGTCGCGCCGCGCAGCCCAACTTTTGGGGTTCGAGCGAAAAGGTACGGCGAAGGTTCTCGTCGAAGTGGTTGAAGCTGAAAGCCGTCAGATCGCAGCAATCGCGCAAGGTAAAGCCGCCCCGCAAGTGACCTCGGCCGAACAAAGCACCGTTACGGCAGCACCGCGCGATGTTGTTGAAACAGTCCGCCTTGATGACGGACCGATTACCGATGCAGGTGAACCGACCACTTCGAGTATCAAACTGACGCCGCCGTCTTCCAGCGCAAGTGTCCAATCCGCACCACTTGATGGCGTGGTCGAAGAGGCCGCCGTGGTTGAAGTTGCGCCTGTCGCATCGTCTTCGATCTATGTCCAGGCAGGTGCCTTTTCCATTTATGACAATGCGTTAAACCTGCGCAATCGCCTTTATGATCTTGCCCCCAGCAAGATTGAGTCGATCGACGTCAAAGGCACGACCTTTTACCGCGTACGGCTTGGTCCGTTGGAAACAGTCCCGGAAGCGGACATCCTGCTTGAACGGGTGATTGCAACCGGCCAAAACGGGGCAAAAGTTGTCGTTGAGTGTGCTGATGGCGGCTCAGCGACATCAGTCTGTTGA
- a CDS encoding D-alanyl-D-alanine carboxypeptidase family protein encodes MTLMPPVPFKNTLNRVVAGAFIFGSVMAMSTSFARAQAIETSAREAFIMDFDTGAVLLDKEGDTLTEPASMTKMMTVHMLFKYIKDGRVSMDDTFHVSEKAWRKGGSKMFVEVNSNVSVSDLLHGIIVQSGNDAAIVVAEGIGGSEEAFAEAMTEEARAIGMTKSVFKNATGWPADGHLVTVHDLAILARDTIRNFPDLYELYSVKEFTYNGIRQPNRNPLLGTSAGVDGLKTGHTEAAGYGLTASAERDGRRLILVVNGLDSVRERRTESQKLLDWGFREFDNYDLFAEGETVSSANVWLGSETKVDLVADKEILLTLPRSASRDMKVTVVYDGPVPAPISQGDQIAILKVEVPDRDTIEFPLYAAHDVGRLGFVGRIGAAFKYLLWGANG; translated from the coding sequence ATGACTTTGATGCCGCCAGTTCCGTTCAAAAACACTCTGAACCGGGTAGTGGCCGGAGCCTTTATTTTTGGCTCAGTCATGGCAATGTCGACGAGCTTTGCACGCGCGCAGGCAATAGAGACCAGCGCACGTGAAGCTTTCATTATGGACTTCGATACCGGCGCTGTGCTGCTTGATAAAGAAGGAGACACCCTGACCGAGCCGGCTTCGATGACCAAGATGATGACCGTTCATATGCTGTTCAAGTATATCAAGGACGGTCGCGTTTCGATGGACGACACCTTCCACGTCAGCGAGAAAGCATGGCGTAAGGGCGGATCGAAAATGTTTGTCGAGGTAAACTCCAACGTTTCGGTCTCGGATCTGCTGCATGGCATTATCGTTCAGTCGGGAAATGACGCGGCAATCGTCGTCGCAGAGGGAATTGGCGGGTCCGAAGAAGCCTTTGCCGAGGCGATGACCGAAGAAGCCCGCGCGATCGGCATGACCAAGTCTGTATTCAAGAACGCCACCGGCTGGCCGGCGGACGGCCACCTTGTCACGGTTCATGACCTTGCCATCCTTGCGCGCGACACCATTCGCAATTTCCCGGACCTTTACGAGCTCTATTCCGTCAAGGAATTCACCTATAACGGTATCCGTCAGCCCAACCGTAACCCGCTGCTTGGCACGAGTGCCGGTGTTGACGGCCTCAAAACCGGTCACACAGAAGCGGCCGGATACGGTCTTACGGCCTCGGCCGAGCGTGACGGACGTCGGTTGATCCTTGTGGTTAACGGTCTGGATTCTGTACGTGAACGTCGCACGGAGTCCCAAAAGCTTCTGGATTGGGGCTTCCGCGAGTTTGACAACTACGATCTGTTCGCAGAGGGCGAAACCGTGAGTTCCGCCAATGTTTGGTTGGGTTCGGAAACCAAGGTTGATCTCGTCGCTGACAAGGAAATCCTTTTGACACTGCCGCGCAGTGCGAGCCGCGATATGAAGGTCACCGTCGTCTATGATGGCCCGGTGCCGGCCCCGATCAGCCAGGGCGATCAGATCGCAATACTCAAGGTCGAAGTCCCGGACCGGGACACCATCGAGTTCCCGCTTTATGCCGCCCATGATGTCGGACGCCTTGGATTTGTTGGCCGTATTGGCGCAGCCTTCAAATATCTTCTCTGGGGGGCAAACGGGTGA
- the tmk gene encoding dTMP kinase — MKSKPGLFISFEGGEGSGKSTQIRHLATWFREQGRDVVVTREPGGSPGAEEIRNLILTGDPGRWDAVTEALLMFASRRDHVERTIRPALAEGKVVLCDRFADSSVVYQGYGHGLGADYIRNLWKLAIGDFKPDLTVIFDLPLEVGLDRAGARFANVSAAEDRYERMGLAFHERIRDGYREIAETEKYRCVVIDASGDIESVGERVIAAVQGRIAGQGT, encoded by the coding sequence GTGAAGTCAAAGCCCGGTTTGTTCATCAGTTTCGAAGGCGGTGAAGGCAGCGGAAAGTCCACCCAGATCCGCCATTTGGCAACCTGGTTCCGCGAGCAGGGCCGGGATGTTGTCGTCACGCGGGAACCTGGCGGCTCGCCGGGTGCCGAGGAAATCCGCAACCTTATTCTGACGGGCGATCCCGGGCGTTGGGACGCCGTAACCGAAGCGCTTCTGATGTTTGCGTCGCGTCGCGATCATGTTGAACGCACCATTCGTCCGGCCCTTGCCGAAGGCAAAGTCGTTCTTTGTGACCGGTTCGCGGACTCATCGGTTGTCTATCAGGGCTACGGCCATGGCCTCGGTGCGGACTATATCCGCAATCTTTGGAAACTGGCGATCGGCGATTTCAAACCTGATCTGACCGTAATTTTTGATCTGCCGCTTGAAGTTGGTCTTGACCGAGCTGGGGCACGCTTTGCCAATGTCAGTGCCGCCGAGGACCGCTATGAACGCATGGGACTTGCATTTCACGAGCGCATACGTGACGGTTACCGCGAAATTGCAGAAACTGAAAAATATCGTTGTGTCGTCATTGACGCCAGTGGAGACATCGAAAGCGTAGGTGAACGTGTCATCGCCGCTGTTCAGGGGCGCATTGCCGGGCAGGGGACCTGA
- a CDS encoding DNA polymerase III subunit delta', with amino-acid sequence MAKEDLPEEENPFDPRRNDALLGHEEAEKVIVDAWNSKRMHHAWLLCGPKGVGKATLAYRMARFILSGGGNNAGAGLFGEQNDGLYVDPEDPVARRIAGGGHGDLKVIERQYDDKKKRLQGEITVASVRTVGNFMSKTSAEGGWRIVIVDAADELNRNAANAILKVLEEPPANAMMILVAHHPGRLLPTIRSRCRRLNLGPLQDHQVVDLLGRYCPDMDLGARDALSGLAEGSIGRALQLHEVGGLELYTELVGIIAALPNADVAAQHKFAERFSPADKDAAFATITELMHWWLARMIRFAATGQAPREVVDGELPAMQRMAAAQPLDQWLEVWEKINELMGATRGLHLDRKQALLNAFFMLEETMRT; translated from the coding sequence ATGGCCAAGGAAGACCTTCCCGAAGAAGAAAACCCCTTTGACCCGCGACGCAATGATGCCCTTCTTGGCCACGAAGAGGCCGAGAAAGTCATTGTTGATGCTTGGAACAGCAAACGCATGCATCACGCTTGGCTGCTCTGTGGCCCCAAGGGTGTCGGCAAGGCAACGCTTGCCTATCGTATGGCACGTTTCATCTTATCCGGCGGCGGAAACAATGCCGGTGCAGGGCTGTTTGGCGAGCAGAATGACGGTCTTTACGTTGATCCGGAAGACCCGGTAGCGCGACGAATTGCCGGCGGCGGACATGGCGATCTTAAGGTTATCGAGCGTCAGTACGACGACAAGAAGAAACGCCTGCAGGGCGAAATCACCGTTGCCAGTGTGCGCACGGTTGGAAATTTCATGTCGAAGACCTCGGCAGAAGGCGGATGGCGGATCGTTATTGTTGATGCCGCTGACGAACTGAACCGCAATGCTGCCAACGCGATCCTCAAGGTTCTCGAAGAACCGCCAGCCAACGCCATGATGATCCTGGTTGCCCATCATCCGGGACGGTTGCTACCGACAATTCGGTCGCGCTGTCGGCGTCTTAATCTTGGTCCGCTTCAGGATCATCAGGTCGTCGATCTTCTGGGGCGTTATTGCCCGGACATGGATCTTGGGGCGCGGGATGCCCTGTCGGGTCTGGCAGAAGGCAGCATCGGACGCGCTCTTCAGCTCCATGAGGTTGGTGGGCTCGAGCTGTATACAGAACTTGTTGGCATCATCGCCGCCCTTCCCAATGCCGATGTCGCAGCCCAGCACAAGTTTGCGGAGCGATTTTCACCCGCAGACAAGGACGCGGCCTTTGCAACAATCACCGAATTGATGCATTGGTGGCTGGCGCGAATGATCCGGTTTGCCGCCACAGGGCAGGCGCCCCGCGAAGTCGTTGACGGTGAATTGCCCGCCATGCAGCGCATGGCAGCCGCGCAACCGCTTGATCAATGGCTGGAGGTATGGGAAAAGATCAACGAATTGATGGGCGCGACCCGCGGTTTGCATCTTGATCGCAAGCAGGCCTTGCTGAATGCATTCTTCATGCTTGAAGAAACCATGCGAACCTGA
- the metG gene encoding methionine--tRNA ligase, protein MTGHKQPYYITTPIYYVNDKPHIGHAYTTLACDVLARFKRLDGYDVMFLTGTDEHGQKVDKSAAAKGIAPQAFTDQVSQNFRDLAVHMNYSNDDFIRTTEERHKKACQALWNTLLEKGEIYLGSYDGWYSVRDEAFYGEKELIEKDGEKLAPTGAPVEWVSEPSYFFKLSAWGDRLLEFYEQNPDFIAPQSRRNEVISFVKGGMHDLSVSRTSFKWGVPVPGDEDHVMYVWLDALTNYLTAIGYPDADPAKLEKYWPADLHMVGKDILRFHAVYWPAFLLAAGITPPKRVFAHGWWTNEGQKISKSIGNVIDPYDLTDKYGLDQTRYFLMREVPFGNDGDFSHRSMVNRMNSELANDLGNMCQRVLSMIHKNCNAAIPTPGEFTDADKEILAKAHGMLDTVRPLFDEQAFNKGLEAIWSLVGDANRYVDEMAPWGLKKTDPARMETVLYVLAEVIRHVGILVQPIMPDSAAKILDQLVLGDDQRGFDALGPDNALKPGSDIPKPAGVFPRYVETEDEGEKA, encoded by the coding sequence ATGACCGGGCACAAACAGCCCTATTACATCACGACACCGATCTATTACGTCAACGACAAGCCCCATATCGGCCATGCCTATACCACGCTTGCCTGCGACGTTCTGGCCCGCTTCAAGCGCCTGGACGGTTATGACGTGATGTTCCTGACCGGAACCGATGAACACGGTCAAAAGGTCGACAAATCGGCCGCAGCCAAGGGCATTGCCCCGCAGGCGTTCACAGACCAGGTATCGCAGAACTTCCGCGATCTTGCCGTTCACATGAACTATTCCAACGATGACTTCATCCGCACCACTGAAGAACGTCACAAAAAGGCCTGTCAGGCGCTTTGGAATACACTATTGGAAAAGGGCGAGATCTATCTTGGCTCCTATGATGGCTGGTATTCGGTCCGTGACGAGGCGTTCTACGGCGAGAAGGAACTGATCGAAAAAGACGGCGAAAAACTCGCCCCAACCGGCGCACCGGTGGAGTGGGTGTCTGAACCGAGTTATTTCTTCAAGTTGTCTGCTTGGGGCGACCGCCTGCTGGAATTCTACGAACAGAACCCGGACTTCATCGCACCGCAATCACGCCGTAACGAAGTGATTAGCTTTGTGAAGGGTGGCATGCATGATCTTTCCGTATCGCGCACCAGCTTCAAATGGGGCGTTCCGGTGCCAGGGGACGAAGACCACGTCATGTATGTCTGGCTCGATGCGCTGACCAACTATCTGACCGCGATCGGTTACCCGGATGCAGATCCGGCCAAACTTGAAAAGTACTGGCCCGCTGACCTGCATATGGTCGGCAAGGATATCCTGCGTTTCCATGCTGTTTACTGGCCCGCATTCCTTCTGGCTGCGGGTATCACACCACCCAAGCGCGTCTTTGCCCACGGCTGGTGGACCAACGAAGGCCAGAAAATCTCCAAATCGATCGGTAATGTGATTGATCCGTATGACCTGACCGATAAATACGGTCTGGATCAGACGCGTTATTTTCTGATGCGTGAAGTGCCGTTTGGCAATGATGGTGACTTTTCCCATCGTTCCATGGTCAACCGCATGAACAGCGAACTGGCCAATGATCTTGGCAATATGTGCCAGCGTGTTCTGTCGATGATCCACAAGAACTGTAATGCTGCGATCCCGACCCCGGGCGAGTTTACTGACGCGGACAAGGAAATCCTCGCCAAGGCACACGGCATGCTCGATACCGTGCGTCCGCTCTTTGACGAGCAGGCGTTCAACAAGGGGCTGGAAGCGATCTGGAGCCTTGTGGGTGATGCCAACCGCTATGTCGATGAAATGGCGCCTTGGGGCCTGAAAAAGACCGATCCGGCGCGCATGGAGACGGTTTTGTACGTCCTGGCCGAGGTCATTCGCCACGTCGGCATCCTTGTTCAACCAATCATGCCGGACTCGGCGGCCAAAATCCTTGATCAGCTGGTGCTGGGCGATGATCAGCGCGGATTTGACGCGCTTGGCCCGGACAATGCCCTGAAACCGGGGTCGGACATTCCGAAACCGGCTGGCGTTTTCCCGCGCTATGTAGAGACCGAGGATGAAGGAGAGAAGGCATGA